The following coding sequences lie in one Pogoniulus pusillus isolate bPogPus1 chromosome 29, bPogPus1.pri, whole genome shotgun sequence genomic window:
- the FNDC11 gene encoding fibronectin type III domain-containing protein 11 — protein sequence MQEEPGGSSMSAERGQEDAEDASCQLHQERRSFVLYFLDSTLNLSELQSHQRRVEQLKKCYFYLEVEPKYVVVTEQQHFIDIFELIDPWQFQRMKAVGKDQVRIQLALLGELLEQLERGQEELRAHTESREPGPFLAQWPRLQRRLRRLSRYAQQLRALRQPGRVAPRHRLLAPLEAQRRRIALPALRLALATKPPLLFRRDKSFADATWVRLKWCSEDQECYPEEHYEVYVRLLAGGSERSFSRFQLASGDSCKVEGLEPGRLYEFTVLRPATQTLVFRNWQDTITLRTKP from the coding sequence ATGCAGGAGGAGCCCGGAGGCAGCTCCATGAGCGCCGAGCGCGGCCAGGAGGATGCCGAggatgccagctgccagctgcaccagGAAAGGAGAAGCTTCGTCCTGTATTTCCTGGACTCCACCCTGAACCTCAGCGAGCTCCAGAGCCACCAGAGGAGAGtggagcagctgaagaagtGCTACTTTTACCTGGAGGTCGAGCCCAAGTACGTGGTggtgacagagcagcagcacttcatCGACATCTTCGAGCTGATCGACCCTTGGCAGTTCCAGAGGATGAAGGCGGTGGGGAAGGACCAGGTGAGGATCCAGCTGGCGCTGCTGGgcgagctgctggagcagctggagcgggggcaggaggagctgcggGCGCACACCGAGAGCCGTGAGCCCGGCCCGTTCCTGGCGCAGTGGCCGCGGCTGCAGCGCAGGCTGCGCAGGCTGAGCCGCTACGCGCAGCAGCTGCGGGCGCTGCGGCAGCCGGGCCGGGTGGCCCCGCGGCACCGCCTGCTGGCCCCGCTGGAGGCTCAGCGCCGCCGCATCGCGCTGCCGGCCCTGCGCCTGGCCCTGGCCACCAAGCCGCCGCTGCTCTTCCGCCGCGACAAGTCCTTCGCCGACGCCACCTGGGTGCGCCTGAAGTGGTGCAGCGAGGACCAGGAGTGCTACCCGGAGGAGCACTACGAAGTGTACGTGCGGCTGCTGGCCGGCGGCTCGGAGCGCAGCTtcagcaggttccagctggCCAGCGGCGACAGCTGCAaggtggaggggctggagcccgGCAGGCTCTACGAGTTCACCGTCCTCAGGCCAGCCACGCAGACCCTCGTCTTCCGAAACTGGCAGGACACCATCACGCTGAGGACGAAGCCCTAA
- the STK35 gene encoding serine/threonine-protein kinase 35 has product MEAVAADGGRRGTQRTTRRRRAARRGPMAVVAATGPGPGGGCGGGDGSKGTPRYSLLAEIGRGAYGVVYEAVSGRSGARLAVKRIRCDAPENVELALAEFWALTSLRRQHPNVVRFEECVLQRHGLGQRMSHGNKRSQLYLRLVETSLKGERVLGYAEEPCYLWFVMEFCEGGDLNRYVLSRRPDPATNKSFMLQLTSAIAFLHKNHIVHRDLKPDNILITEKSGSPVLKVADFGLSKVCAGLTARGKEGAQESKNINVNKYWLSSACGSDFYMAPEVWEGHYTAKADIFALGIIIWAMIERITFIDAETKKELLGTYIKQGTEIVPVGEALLENPKMELHIPQKRRTSMSEGIKQLLKDMLAANPQDRPDAFELETRMDQVTCAA; this is encoded by the exons ATGGAGGCGGTGGCAGCAGACGGCGGCCGCCGAGGGACACAAAGAACGACGAGGCGGCGGCGGGCAGCGAGGAGAGGCCCAATGGCGGTAGTGGCAGCGACAGGGCCCGGACCCGgtggcggctgcggcggcggcgaTGGTAGTAAAGGGACTCCCCGGTACAGCCTGCTGGCCGAGATAGGCCGCGGGGCCTACGGCGTGGTGTACGAGGCGGTGTCGGGCCGCAGCGGCGCCCGTTTGGCGGTGAAAAGGATCCGTTGCGACGCCCCCGAGAACGTGGAGCTGGCGCTGGCCGAGTTCTGGGCCCTGACCAGCCTCCGGCGGCAGCATCCCAACGTGGTGCGCTTCGAGGAGTGCGTCCTGCAGCGGCACGGCCTGGGGCAGCGCATGAGCCACGGCAACAAGCGCAGCCAGCTCTACCTGCGCCTCGTCGAGACCTCCCTCAAAG GCGAGAGGGTGCTGGGCTACGCCGAGGAGCCTTGCTACCTGTGGTTCGTGATGGAGTTCTGCGAGGGAGGAGACCTCAACCGCTACGTGCTGTCCCGCAGGCCTGACCCGGCCACCAACAAGAGCTTCATGCTGCAGCTGACCAGTGCCATCGCCTTCCTGCACAAGAACCACATCGTGCACAGGGACCTGAAGCCAGACAACATCCTGATCACCGAGAAGTCAGGCAGCCCCGTGCTGAAGGTGGCCGACTTCGGGCTCAGCAAGGTGTGCGCGGGCCTGACGGCACGGGGCAAGGAGGGAGCCCAGGAGAGCAAGAACATCAACGTCAACAAGTActggctctcctctgcctgtggCTCCGACTTCTACATGGCCCCCGAGGTCTGGGAAGGGCACTACACTGCCAAGGCTGACATCTTCGCCCTGGGCATCATCATCTGGGCCATGATCGAGAGGATCACCTTCATCGACGCCGAGACcaagaaggagctgctggggacctACATCAAGCAGGGGACTGAGATTGTGCCAGTCGGGGAAGCGCTGCTAGAGAACCCAAAGATGGAGCTGCACATCCCTCAGAAGCGCAGGACTTCCATGTCTGAGGGCATCAAGCAGCTCCTGAAGGACATGTTGGCTGCTAACCCCCAGGACCGACCCGATGCCTTCGAGCTTGAAACCAGGATGGACCAGGTTACTTGTGCTGCTTAA